A stretch of the Papaver somniferum cultivar HN1 chromosome 6, ASM357369v1, whole genome shotgun sequence genome encodes the following:
- the LOC113291625 gene encoding uncharacterized protein LOC113291625, whose protein sequence is MRLAPKTYTGPHVRPDPGTRPPPPSPSAYETTTTPAPRNKPRTTSGGRNRRVPPTYEPEVPTTRGRGRGGRGTRGGRGGRGTREGRGGATALFPLSIVAPVQVASSTTIAFGRGVGNSSTNSGGGALRGRGERSRARGKTAHRRNGRIVGIGILQDKGPTLTREPTPVQVNPIPGLDGSFLRGTYGGRGGGPVMRGGGAFSSTYGRGKRPRMMYWLGTKEQWANEGLP, encoded by the exons ATGCGATTAG CTCCAAAAACTTACACAGGGCCTCATGTAAGGCCTGATCCAGGTACTAGGCCACCACCACCTTCACCGTCTGCATATGAAACTACTACAACACCAGCTCCAAGGAACAAACCAAGGACTACAAGTGGTGGTAGAAATAGGAGAG TTCCACCTACATATGAACCAGAAGTACCAACTACTAGAGGAAGAGGCAGGGGTGGAAGAGGAACTAGAGGAGGAAGGGGTGGAAGAGGAACTAGAGAAGGCAGAGGTGGTGCTACTGCACTATTTCCACTGTCAATTGTTGCTCCAGTTCAAGTTGCATCATCTACAACAATTGCTTTTGGAAGAGGTGTTGGAAACTCATCCACTAATTCTGGGGGTGGTGCACTGAGAGGAAGAGGGGAAAGAAGCAGAGCAAGAGGGAAGACAGCACACAGAAGAAATGGGAGAATTGTAGGTATTGGAATACTGCAGGATAAGGGACCAACACTGACTAGAGAACCAACACCAGTGCAG GTAAATCCTATACCAGGACTAGATGGATCCTTCTTAAGAGGTACTTATGGTGGTAGGGGAGGTGGGCCAGTGATGAGAGGAGGTGGTGCATTTTCTTCTACATATGGAAGGGGAAAGAGGCCAAGAATGATGTACTGGCTAGGCACAAAAGAGCAGTGGGCGAATGAAGGACTTCCATGA